In Phyllostomus discolor isolate MPI-MPIP mPhyDis1 chromosome 3, mPhyDis1.pri.v3, whole genome shotgun sequence, a single genomic region encodes these proteins:
- the LOC118499536 gene encoding nuclear transport factor 2-like has product MGDKPITEQVGSSFIQHCYQLFHNDRTESCLTREGQKFQGKAAIVEKLSSLLFQKIQHSITAQDHQPMPDSSTLSTAVSWCRADEDPVMGFHQMLLLKNINDAWVCTSGMFRLALYNFG; this is encoded by the coding sequence ATGGGAGACAAGCCAATCACGGAGCAGGTTGGATCCAGCTTCATTCAACATTGCTACCAGTTATTTCATAATGATAGAACTGAGTCATGCCTTACACGAGAAGGTCAGAAATTCCAGGGGAAAGCTGCCATTGTGGAGAAGTTGTCTAGCCTTCTATTCCAGAAAATCCAGCATAGCATTACGGCACAAGACCATCAGCCCATGCCAGATAGCAGCACCCTCAGCACGGCTGTGAGCTGGTGTAGGGCTGATGAAGACCCCGTCATGGGGTTCCACCAGATGTTGCTATTAAAGAACATCAACGATGCCTGGGTTTGTACCAGTGGCATGTTCAGGCTTGCCCTGTACAACTTTGGCTGA